The genomic interval CCCCAGCAAGCAGGCACTCACCCAATTTGAGAGTCTGCAAAAGACGCGTCCagtgccgccgccgcagcagaATGGACCGCCGAGGGGTCCGGCACCACCCAGTATGGGTGGCGGGCCAATGCCCAGCGGACATCCAGGAGGACCGCAAGGAGGAGGTCCCCCAGGACATCCACCGCGCGGTATGAACTCCATCATGCAGCCGGGCCAGTACCGACCGCAGCACATGTCGCAGGTGCCCCAGGTGGGCGGACCCAACTCAGGACCTCCACGAATGCAGGTACACAACCATTGTTTTAGCCCCGCATGGCCCCAAAAAGGTCTCATCGTTCGTAGAAATATCGCCCGgttctattttgttttgtttctacATTCCTACATTATTTCCTAATTCCATCAAAATTGTTCTGAATGCAAAATTTCGTTACTTAAGTAAAATTAGAAACCCTAAATATACGACTTCATTTGCTGTGTGGTTTATAAACGAAGACATTCTTCTTCTGGTGATCAATGTTcttttgtaaaaaataatcGTACAAACTAAGTTTTACAatttagaaaaacaaataaaacgaCTTTAGTTGTGATATATAATCAATCTGAAATGTCCAATCTCTTTTGATTATTTCATTTGGAAAtttataaactaaactaaatctGTCGTACAAATTAAGTTTCTaaggttttttatttaagtagtacttattcttattttgtatttctttttactCACAAGTAATTTCAGAGCAATTTTTATAGCACTTCTCAGCCTAAGGCAGCttatattctttttattttctgtacTCTAGTTATAGACCTTCAACAAAAAAGCACATGtaataaactaaaatcaaGAGCCAGAAATGTAATGAAACCTAATGCCTTCCTGGCTCCACTCAAATAAGATATACTTTTGATTTAATTCCGTTCATGTATTTCCCGCCCGAGTATCTGTAATTGTAAAATCGCCCGCTATTGTTATACAAAATGTTTATGTATTACGATTTATGTTCTATTCCATGTCTTTGACAACGCTTACGCACACTTCTAccccacaacaacaactactacTCCAATATAAAACGTAATTCGTATTAATATAGCCGCCAATGCATCCGCAAGGCGGGCTCATGGGCAACCAACAGCCGCCACCCCGGTATCCGTCAGCGCAGGGCCAATGGCCAGGTCAGCGGCCAGGCGGACCACGACCAGGTCCACCGAACGGACCGCCGCAGCGACCAATGGTAACAATCCCCAAAGCACTGAGTCCTCTTTGTATCTATGCCATAATATAATTCTAACGAAGCCAGAAAGAGAACGAGATAAAGGATGACTAACCCAACTTAAGTTAACCTTAGTTAACTTAGTCTTAAGCGATGTATTCAGAACATTTAAAGTAATTCCACGGATCAGCCCATGCAACACCAACTCATACCCTAGCCTAGAAACCGATTCGATCATGGGAACAGTAACTAATCCTGTCTCTTCTGCTTTGCAGTTCCAAGGAGGCCCCATGGGCATGCCCGTCAGGGGTCCGCCAGGTCCCGACTGGCGTCGTCCACCCATGCACGGTGGTTTTCCCCCGCAAGGTCCGCCACGTGGCCTTCCCCCAGCACCAGGTCCGGGCGGACCACACGGCGCACCCGCACCCCACGTCAATCCGGCATTCTTCAACCAGCCTGGTGGTCCTGCCCAGCATCCGGGCATGGGTGGTCCGCCGCACGGAGCTCCCGGTCCGCAGCCAGGCATGAATATGCCACCGCAACAAGGCATGAACATGACGCCACAGCATGGACCGCCGCCCCAGTTTGCTCAGCATGGACCACGCGGTCCGTGGCCGCCACCGCAGGGTAAGCCACCAGGTCCCTTCCCCGATCCTCAGCAGATGGGTCCGCAACTGACGGAGGTGGAGTTCGAGGAGGTGATGAGCAGAAATCGCACAGTCAGCAGTTCAGCGATCGCCAGGTGAGTGCAAAGTACTTCAGTTCACTTTTATGATCCGGtctaataaataatttatgtagaGTATTCAAAGAATCTTTGTTGGTTAAATGTGAATTTACTTATGTATGCAAATCTATTTTCAGAGCTGTTTCTGATGCGGCCGCCGGTGAATACTCGAGCGCCATCGAGACACTGGTCACAGCCATTTCACTGATCAAACAGTCCAAGGTAGCACACGATGAGCGCTGCAAAATCCTGATCAGCTCGCTGCAGGACACGTTGCACGGCATCGAGGCCAAGAGCTACAATAGGCGCGAAAGGTCGCGGTCAAGGGAGCGATCCCATCGCAGCCGGCAGCGACGTGAGCGTTCCACGTCCAGGTACCGCGAGCGATCTCGGGAGCGGGAACGCGATCGGGATCGCGAGCGTGAACGGGATGGCGGGTAAGATTTGGTTTTATAATGTGTTCACCTCacataaaattgtatattaaatGTCTATTCGTTTTATAGAAGCTACAGGGAGAGGTCACGCAGCAGAGAACGTGAACGTCAGGCTCCGGATCACTACAGGGATGACAGGTAAAAATATTCTACTGTTTCTAACTCGCTTCACTGTCTCAATTAAAAGTTGCGCATGAATAATTCATTCTTCGTTATTTGATAACATCGAActcataatttattatatttaaaacataatttataatattgtAGTAAACACTATTCTACTTCTACACTAACACTATACCTTTACAAATAGCAGACGACCAAGAGCTTAATTCTTTATAAATCAATATTTGAAGAATTgtataaaatatctttaaaaatctttatgtaaaaacttttcaaaatttgtttttttgataaCTTCCTGTGAAGatgttaaaaaaatttcaaatttgtgCAACAAAATAAGGTGACAATTAAGcgaattatttattatcttGAAATGACGATCTAAGTTAATTTTAATCCCATAATCCTACAACAGCCGATCGGTACGTCCACGAAAGTCACCGGAACCCGTAGTCGCCGAAGCAGCGGAGGCGCCATCATCAAAGCGCTACTACGAGGATCGGGAGAGGTACCGCTCCTCGGACCGGGAGCGACGCGATCGCGACCGGGAACGTGACCGCGAGCGGGAACGCGATCGCGACAGGCGTGAGGAGCACCGTTCCCGGCATTGACTGTCGTAAGTGGAAGTTGGGGCAGCGCCAGTGGACCGTAATCAAGTGTAAAGATGCAACGCAGATATACTAAACACACTCTATTAACAAACAATAAGCCGCAGCTTGATGGGATGACAAGCTAGCCACAATTAACAGATTTTCGATTTGTATCTAACATTACCAATACGTAGGATATGAATATGGCAAACAGCATAGTTCTTCTAGACATACTATAATAAGCCGAAATGCTGACAACATTTTACCAACGACGGACGGGGGCTGTCTCTGGACCCATTCAACTTCACATCCCAGAATCCTGGCAGCAGCAAGAACGTCAGCGAAGTCAGCAGCAGGAGGATCGATGGAGAAGCCAAGGGGAGAGACAGCGTGGGACTTTTTAGACACTGATGCGCACTGGATCATCAAATAACAAACAACTAGCATTCCTGCACCGCCGTCTTCGCAGCAGAATTTCAATATTATTGTACTCTAAAATTTCggtttatttaataaaacataaacGTATGAAAAAAGAATTGTTCCAGAAAAAACCTTTACCAAAACTGTCTTGCATTGTGTGTCTTCTTGTACTcttattataaaaaaacaaacataatCTTATTAGttaatgaatttataattGTACAACAAAATTGTAtgtaaaaattacaaaattattgCACTTGTGCGTGCaattaatattgaaattgttatattaacaaaatcattttgcCGACTGAGGCCGAAAATCGTTATCCCTAATGTATTTTCAAAGATTCCGCGATCTTTTGTTGTAAACATTCTCCACGCATTTGTTTAatcatgtttttatttaacatataAACTTAAGTCGATCATAATTGTGTGCTTGAGACTGAGTGTGAGTGAATTTTTGTAGCATTTAAATGACGACTGATTCCATCCGCATACACGGATGGAAATACCATATGTTTGTATAGAATAAGTCGAGTGTGTGCTTTTAGCCCAAATACCATGATTTTTAGACTAAATTACTCTTAAAGAGAAACCTCCTAATCGCATTTATCGTAGTTAACTATACTAACGTTAAAAGTTGATGTAGTTCCTAACATAGGTTCCAAGAAAAGAACAAAGTCATCCAGTTCCTCCCGAGATACTGTACTACTCGCGGCTCATTTTACACAACTTAGTCCTCCTATTGTATCATCtacattttacttttttaaattctagctttacttttaatttgtaCATACATTTTGTAAACGAAACGATACTCGACTAAGATCATGTCGCACTAATCCCAAATTGCAATTACACCTTGTTAAAGCAAACCTACGATTTGAAAAGTACCTGTAACTCACCGCTGAGCGAGAGTCTAGAGGTGTTATGAGTATTATGAGCTTAACGATGTCTTGTACAATTTATACTGTGATTGTGATCTTGATGAAACAAAGTACATATGAATTTATACAAACAATTACTGTCTGTTAAGTCATGCCAAAGCAGGTAAAGTTGTCCCATTCTTCTGGGACCCTAGACATACACTATACAATTTTAGAGATTTCTTGTTTTATGGACAAGCAACCACACCTAGTCGCCCAATTTGCaatagtttattatttacCATGTACTATGTTTTTAGATATTACGCCAAATGACTTGTCTGGATCTAGcgcgaaataaaaaacaatttatgagTCATTTCGTACTTCGTTG from Drosophila yakuba strain Tai18E2 chromosome 3L, Prin_Dyak_Tai18E2_2.1, whole genome shotgun sequence carries:
- the LOC6532737 gene encoding cleavage and polyadenylation specificity factor subunit 6 isoform X1 translates to MADVVLDLYAEDLDKDFAGQAQDEFGGDGVDLYDDIGGPTEAAASGGGGGGTPSADGAAGPGSGDIGERNSGGPNGVYHQSSGSLTPTMNRRYQLYVGNLTWWTTDQDIANSLRDIGVSDLQEVKFFENRANGQSKGFSVISLGSESSLRAVLDQLPKKEMHGQAPVVTYPSKQALTQFESLQKTRPVPPPQQNGPPRGPAPPSMGGGPMPSGHPGGPQGGGPPGHPPRGMNSIMQPGQYRPQHMSQVPQVGGPNSGPPRMQPPMHPQGGLMGNQQPPPRYPSAQGQWPGQRPGGPRPGPPNGPPQRPMFQGGPMGMPVRGPPGPDWRRPPMHGGFPPQGPPRGLPPAPGPGGPHGAPAPHVNPAFFNQPGGPAQHPGMGGPPHGAPGPQPGMNMPPQQGMNMTPQHGPPPQFAQHGPRGPWPPPQGKPPGPFPDPQQMGPQLTEVEFEEVMSRNRTVSSSAIARAVSDAAAGEYSSAIETLVTAISLIKQSKVAHDERCKILISSLQDTLHGIEAKSYNRRERSRSRERSHRSRQRRERSTSRYRERSRERERDRDRERERDGGSYRERSRSRERERQAPDHYRDDSRSVRPRKSPEPVVAEAAEAPSSKRYYEDRERYRSSDRERRDRDRERDRERERDRDRREEHRSRH
- the LOC6532737 gene encoding cleavage and polyadenylation specificity factor subunit 6 isoform X2, encoding MADVVLDLYAEDLDKDFAGQAQDEFGGDGVDLYDDIGGPTEAAASGGGGGGTPSADGAAGPGSGDIGERNSGGPNGVYHQSSGSLTPTMNRRYQLYVGNLTWWTTDQDIANSLRDIGVSDLQEVKFFENRANGQSKGFSVISLGSESSLRAVLDQLPKKEMHGQAPVVTYPSKQALTQFESLQKTRPVPPPQQNGPPRGPAPPSMGGGPMPSGHPGGPQGGGPPGHPPRGMNSIMQPGQYRPQHMSQVPQVGGPNSGPPRMQFQGGPMGMPVRGPPGPDWRRPPMHGGFPPQGPPRGLPPAPGPGGPHGAPAPHVNPAFFNQPGGPAQHPGMGGPPHGAPGPQPGMNMPPQQGMNMTPQHGPPPQFAQHGPRGPWPPPQGKPPGPFPDPQQMGPQLTEVEFEEVMSRNRTVSSSAIARAVSDAAAGEYSSAIETLVTAISLIKQSKVAHDERCKILISSLQDTLHGIEAKSYNRRERSRSRERSHRSRQRRERSTSRYRERSRERERDRDRERERDGGSYRERSRSRERERQAPDHYRDDSRSVRPRKSPEPVVAEAAEAPSSKRYYEDRERYRSSDRERRDRDRERDRERERDRDRREEHRSRH